The stretch of DNA AGAAAATGCAGTATCTGGATCTGAAGAGGTGAAAAATCTTTCAGTAGCTAACGAAGATACCAAAGTAATTTCTCATGAGCAAAGCTCAGGAAAATTAGACCTTAAAGAAGCTGAAGTTGTTGTTTCTGCAGGTAGAGGAATGAAAGGCCCTGAAAACTGGGGAATGATTGAAGATTTAGCTAACGTTTTAGGAGCTGCTACAGCTTGTTCTAAGCCGGTTTCTGATATCGGATGGAGACCTCATACAGAACACGTAGGGCAAACAGGTAAAGCTATTGCGCCTAATCTTTATATTGCTGTAGGAATTTCAGGAGCGATCCAGCATTTAGCCGGAGTAAACTCTTCAAAAACAATTGTAGTAATCAATAGTGATCCGGAAGCACCTTTCTTCAAATCTGCAGATTATGGAGTAGTAGGAGACGCATTCCAGATTATTCCTGCATTAACTGAAAAGATTAAAGCAATCAAAGGATAAAATTTAGTTTTATAACAAATAAAAAAAT from Chryseobacterium piperi encodes:
- a CDS encoding electron transfer flavoprotein subunit alpha/FixB family protein, encoding MAVFVYAENINGVYKKAAFEAVSYAKAVADQAGDTVTAISVNPTDSSDLLYKYGASNVINIKDEGLKNFSAKAFAQAVSEVADGNIIIFPHTTDASSIAPMLAVMKNYSLITNVLAAPESLSPFQVKRRAFSGKGFMHAKAEGNGVIVTVSQNAFGVKENAVSGSEEVKNLSVANEDTKVISHEQSSGKLDLKEAEVVVSAGRGMKGPENWGMIEDLANVLGAATACSKPVSDIGWRPHTEHVGQTGKAIAPNLYIAVGISGAIQHLAGVNSSKTIVVINSDPEAPFFKSADYGVVGDAFQIIPALTEKIKAIKG